In Marinitoga litoralis, the genomic stretch AGATAACAATACATCATATTATAAATTATATTTTTCAAAGTATAACGAACCATTATCATTAATAGCGACATTAACAGAAAATAAGTATGAGATAGATACTTTACCAGAAACAAAATATCAATGGGAAGTCATTGCTTTTGATACATATAACGCTTCAGGTACATCTGGAATAAATTATTTTGAAACAACAAATAGACCAAGTGTGGAATTATTATCTCCTGATGGTTCTAATGTTTCATTAAAGCCTGTTTTTAGTTGGAAAGGTACAGATTCAGATAATGATGATTTGAATTACAAGTTCTATTTATATTTATCAAATGAATTAATTGATGAAATTTCAACTCAGTCTACTACAATTAATTATTCTGATTTCTTGAAAACTGATAATGAATATTCTTGGAAGGTAGTAGTTGAAGATAGTAATTTTGCAACAAATGTATCTGAATTATTATCGTTTAAAACAACTCAAGAACCAACAATTACATTAATATATCCATTATCAGAAGAAAATTTGGGAGCAAACATTAATTTAACCTGGGAAGCTACGGATATAGATAATGATGAAATATATTATGAAATATATTTAAACGATACAAAAATTGCTACATCATCATCAAAAGAATATTCATTGGATAATTTGTCGCCAAGTACATTATATACATGGAAAGTTATTGCATTTGATTCGAATTTAGCTTCAAATACATCTATTGAAGCAACATTTATGACTGCAAATTCATTACTGAATAAACCTAATATAACAAATATATATGGATATGATGAAAGTGGAAACTTGACTAAAGAATATACTTTAAATGAAAAGAAATATCCTAATATATTTAAGATTATTTGGAAATCATCAAATGAAGCGGTTTATTATGATGTTTATAAAATTAAAAATGATGTAGAGAGCGTTATAGCTACTAATGTAATTAATAATAGTACTATAGTAAATATACCAGATGGAGGTAGTATTAAATTATATGTAAAAGCGTTTGATAATAACGGTTTTTGTTTAAATGGGGATGAAATAACCTTAAATATTAACCAACCTCCTGTATTATTAGATTACTCTCCTAGAGATAATGAAACTAATATATCATTATATCCTACAATTATTTGGAAAGCTGAAGATTATGATTCACAAACATTTACTATTAGAGTATTTTTCGGAAAAAATGAAGATGAATTAGAAGAAGAATATATTCCAAATGCTCAATCTGAAGGAGAATATACTATAAAAACAGAACTTCAACCTGGCCAAAAATATTATTGGAAACTAAAATTAGAAGACGAAGTTGGTGGTATAACTGAAACAGATTTTAGAGAATTCACAACTACTCATAGACCAGAAATTAATTCAATAAATTTATCGGATAATGCAACGAATGTAAAATTAAATTTCAAGTTAAATTGGGAAGGATATGATGAGGATAGTGACAATTTATCTTATACTATAAAATTAAATGGAGATACTTTAAAAGACAACTTAGTAAATAACGAATATACTTTAAATTTAGAAGCCGATAATAATTATATATTAGAACTAATAGCAAAAGATGATAAAGACAGTCAAAACTCTACAATAATTAACTTTAGTACAACAAAACCTCCAATAATATTTAATATGAATGTAGACGATCCAAAACATTTTAAAAATGGAGATAAAATTTATTGGGAAGCATCTGACCCTAATGATGATGAATTATATTATGAAATATATATAGGAAATTCAGAAAATTCCTTAAGTAAAATAGCAACAACAGAAGAAAATTATTATCCTTTAAATAATTTAAGTGAAGGAGAAACATATTATTGGAAAATAATAGCATTTGATAGTAAAGGTGCTTTTGCTGAATCTGAGATTAAATCATTTAAAACCAATACATCGCCCGAATTTATTAATAATATATATCCAGAAAATAATTCAATAGGAATTGAAAAAAATATTACATTAAGTTGGGAAGCAACCGATATAGAAAAAGATAAAATAAAATATGATATATATTTTGGAGAAAATAAAGATAATTTAATAATAAAAGCGGAAGATTATGAAATTTCTTATTATAATTTATCTAACTTGGAAAATGGAAAAACTTATTATTGGAAAGTTATTGCAAAGGATGATTTTGGAGGAGAGAGCGAATCTAAAATATTTTCTTTTACAACGAATCTATTGCCTACTATTTCAAAATTCAATTATGAATTATATAATGGTTTAGAATCTAAAGTTATTTGGAATGCTATTGATCCAGAAGGACATATTATTAAATTTGATTTATTAAAATCATTAGACGAAAGTAATTATAGTACAATATTATATAATACATCAGCTACAAATATATACTTAGAAAGACTTTCGCCAGCTACAAACTATTATTTAAAAATTAGAGCAATTGATGAAAAAAATGATTTTGCTGAATCAACAATAACATTTAAAACAGATAGTGTTGATACAAATATATTTACTATAGAAAGAGGAGATAATTCAAAAGAAAATAAAGTTATTGACCTTATTGAAAACGTTGATACAAATGAATTTGTTTTTGTTGAAAAAGAAGATTCTATATATTATTTGACAAAAATTGACAACACAGGCACAGAAACAACAATAAACTCATCAGCTACCATAAATTTTGAACCATATTTTATTGAAAAATATAACTCTAATATATTGTTATTAGGTATTAGTGCTGGAAAAATTGTTTTTGATGAATACGGTTCCAATTTAACGCCAATAGTATCAACTCCAACAAGTGTTGATAGTTCATTATTAAAAGACTATATTAAAATATCTGATAATGAATATATCCTTTTAGGAGAAGATGCTGGGAATAATTATATATGGAAAGTAAATATTTCAAATGGTTCAAAAGAATCTGAAAAATCCTTTGATGGTATGGATTTATATTCAATTATTAAGATTCGAGACGAAGATGATAAAGAAAAATATATATTATCTGGTGAAAAAGACGGTGAAGGATATATAGTGAAAATTGATGAAAAATTTAATATAGAAGATGAGAAAACATTTAGCGATATTGATAGGGTAGCAAAATTAAAAAACATTGGAAATACATTTTTATCAATAGGATTTATAAATAATGATTTAGTTATTAAAGAATTTAGTTATAGACTTAATGAATTATATAAACCTGTATATGAAAATGATTATGATAATTCATTTGTTGATATAATTAGCACTGATAATGGATATTTAATAGTTTTGAACAATAATGACGGAGATATTGAAATTTTAGAATTAGATGAAAATATCAACTTAATAGAAAAGCATTACTTTGGAAGAGAAGAAGAGGATAAAGCTTTAGGAATGATAAAAACATCAGATAATGGATATATTATTTTTGGTCAAACAAAATTTACTGATCAAACTAATGGAAATTCGTATATTATCAAAGTTGATTCTAAATTAAAGGGTTGGAGTACACCAGAAAAATGGAGGAAAAAATGAGAGGATATATAAAAAATTTAATTTTAATTATACTAATTTTCATTTCAGCAATTGTTTATGGTAAATTAAATAATATATTTATCGCATATAGTTATTATAATAATGAACAATCTACTATGTTTTTAGGTTATGATTTAGATTTATTAAAAATAAAAATTGGAAGTCAATTGGACTTCCAATTTTCTAGTGAATTATCTATTCCTTTTTATTATAGTAAATTTCTACTTGAACCATACTTTAATTTCTCATCATTTAAAAGTTTGGGAATAAAGTTAGGATATGAAAATCTTTCCTTTAGATATAATTATAGCAAGAAATACGGTAACTTATTTGGATTTGATTTTGAAATTCCTATCATTAAAAAATTTGGAAAAAATTCTGTTTCAACTATAAAAAGTAAAGATAATATAAAAATTGTAGCAGGGGACGAATTATCAATTAAATTAATTGCAAAAACAAAAAACAGTAGGCCTGCAGAAAATATTAATTTATTTTATAATATAAATGACTTAGATTTACTATATATAGGAAAAACAAATTCATATGGTGAATTGGAACTAAATATAGATTATATTACCAAATCTGGAAGTTATATAATTAATATTTATGATAATAATAAAACTCTATTAAAAAAAATAAGATTAGAAGTAGTTCCATCATTACCTGATAGTATAAAATTTGATTTTGATAAGGAAATTATATATACTGATGAAGAAAATGTTATTAAAATAAAAAACTTAAAAGTATTTGATAGATATAATAATGAAATAATAAACCCTGATATAAAATTTTTAGAATTTAAGTTTATAGGAAATGATATGGATATAAATTATACGTATTTAAATGATTCACTATTAGTAGAGTCTATTGAAAAAAGTGGTGTATATGAGATATATTATAAATCAGAAATAGATAATAAAATAATATCTGGAACAAAAAAAATAATTGTTGAAAACAATCCTAAAAATATTAAAGAAGTAAAAACAAATATAAAATACATAGGTAGTGATTTGGGATATGCAATTTTTAAAATAGAAATACCAAAAATTACTTTTTTTAATTACGAAGTTATAGAATCGAAAAAATTTTTTGTATATAGTAATAATCAAAAAATAGAACTAGAAAATAATATATTTAAAATACCATTAAATGAAATACCAGATAAATTTATAGTGGATGTATATTATTATAACTATTTAAAGACTGTAACTATTGAGAATAAAACTTTTTAATTATAAAAACGTCTAAATAGTTGAAAAAAGGATATAAATATGTTATAATCATTAAGCTTGGGGACGAAACGGTTTCGACGGGGGTAGAGTAAGTCGGAAAGCGAGCCGTGGAAGACTGTTACCACGTAAAACAATCGGTCAAAAAGAGAATTGCCGAAGAAAATTACGCATTAGCTGCTTAATATAATATAGCAGCCGTCCTAACAGCCGTTCTGGGTCAAATGGTTGATTAGGACGTCATAATTATGACCCTTACCTAAAAATCTTGCTCCCGGGTTTTTAGGGACAGCTTAGGGAGATAGCTTAATCTTATCCTGCCTGTGGGAGAAGATTAAGCGAAATTTAAAACACAGGCTGCGCTCGGAGACGTCCGGCTTACTCTGCTTTCGGACGCGGGTTCGACTCCCGCCGTCTCCACCATATTTCAAGTTATTTTTAAAGCCCTAGTAAGGGCTTTTTTATTATTGATAATTATTCTAGATATTTTATAATTATAGAATTCATTAACTAAAAAATATAAAAAAATTATTTGAAAAATGAAAAATAATATGGTAAACTTTAAAAGAAAAAATTAAAAAAGAAGTGAGAGGATATTATATGTCAGTAAAGATTTTAACAGATAGTACAAGTTATTTAGATGATGAAATATGTAATAAACTAGATATAAAAAAGATTTCGCTTTATGTATCTTGGGATAATCTAAGCATGAAGGAAGTTGAAGTAGATAATAATGAATTTTATCGCATGATTGAAGAAAAGGGGATACCAAAATCCTCTCAACCTTCTGTTGGAGAAATGTACGAAGAAATGAAAAAAATTGTTGAAAAAGGCGATAGCCTTGTTTGTGTTTTTCTTTCATCAGAAATGAGTGGAACCTATTCCTCAGCACTTATGGTGAAAGATATGATACTTAAAGACTATAAAGATGCAAAAATAGAAATTATTGACTCTAAGTCTAATTGTATGCAACTTGGTTTTGCCGTAATGGCAGGAGCTAAAGCTGTAAAGGAAGGGAAGACATTAGATGAAGTTGTAGAGGCTATAAACCAAAATATCAGAAGAAGCAGGTTTTTGTTTATACCTGATAATCTGGAATATTTGAAAAAGGGTGGAAGAATAGGATCTGCTAAAGCACTTATTGGGAATATTTTAAAGATTATTCCTATATTAACAGTTGAAGATGGGAAAACATCAATATTAACTAAAGTTAGAACTAAGAAAAATGCAGTTGCAACAATGGTAAATAAGGTTATTAAGGATAAATCAATTTATGGTCTAAAAGAAATTGTTGTTCATCATATCAATTGTTATGAAGAAGCAATAGAACTTTCAAAAGTTGTGAAAGAGAAGTTAAGTATTAAACCAAAAATCGTAGATATAGGACCTGTAATTGGACTTCATGTAGGCCCGGGTGCTATAGGACTAGTTTATTATACAGAAAAGGATATGAGGTAATAAAAATTACATTTATTTTTATATAGTCTTTTAACAAAAAAATGCCCTTATCGGGCATTTTTGTTTTTTAAGTATTCAATTAGTATAATATTGTCTATTTTTTTAGAACTATCAAAGAAATATTCTGGAATTTCAAGATATTTATCTTTCTTTATAGGATTTTTTAAATATTTTTCTATGTTTTCAAGATATCTTTTAGCTGTAATTTCCCATGTATAATTTTTTAATACTCTTTCTTTTCCTAATTTTGAATATTTGTCAAAATTTTTAAGTCCTTCTATCATACCATCAATTATATTATTTGTATCAAATGGATCAATTAACACTCCATAATTTCCATTGTCAAAAGCTTCAGTGGGGCCACCATTTTTTGTTGCAACTATAGCCATCCCTACAGCTGCAGCTTCTATTGGGGCTAAACCAAAAGGCTCATAAAAGGCTGGTAAAACGAATATAGATTTTTTTCTAACAAAATATCTATATGCGCTCGCTAACTCTTCTTGGCCTGGAACATCAAAAATTGAAACTTTACCTATTAAATTATTTTTTTCAATAATCTCTTTAATTTCTAATAATATTTTTCTTTCTTTTTCAGATAATTTATCTATATCCTCAAATCCATTTTTAATACCTCGTACAAAAATTACTAAATTAGCTATTTCTTGTAATTCCTTTGATTGAGAATAAGCTTTTACAGCACCAATGTGATTTTTCTTTTCATCAACTCTGCTTGATAATACAATATACTGTTTATTTGTATCTTTTATATCTCTAATTAAGTTTTTTTCTATTTCGATCCAGAATTTATTATCTATTTCCTTACTTATATTTGAAAAAATATTAATATTTACTCCAGGAGGTATTACTTTGAATTTAGAATCATCATTAATATCTATAGCGCCATTATATAGTTGATGTGCGTATTGTTCAAATCTTTCTAAATTTGTACTAACAATATTAAAAGCTGATCTGTTCATAGCAATTCTTTCTGCATTAATTCTAATAGAGAAGTTATATTCATTATCAAAATCTTCAAAATTATCAATATTGACACCTAATTTATCTAATTTTTGAGCACCTAAAGAATGCGCTGTGAAAGAAAAAGGTATTTTTGACATTTTTTCAAATATTGCTCCAGCAATACCTCCATCGCCATAATGAGTAGTAATAAAATCTGGCTTAATATTATTTTTTTCATAATAACTTTTAATTCCTTGGGCAAAGTCTTTAAGAAATGGCCATAATAATTCTTTCCTTAAAAATTTTTCCCCTCCAAAGGGAATTCTAATAATGTTTAAATTATCATATCCATCATAATTATCAAAATCATATTTGAATTCCGGCCAATCATTATCATCGATTTTTCTAGTGAATATATCAACATTAACACCTAGTTTAGATAACTCCATTGCAACTTCTCTAACATATATCAATTGCCCACCAAAATCAGGATGTTCTGTGAGATATGAGCTATTTTTATCAAAATTACCTTGAGGATTTAAAAAAGCTATTCTCATTCTTTCACCTCTTTAAAATATTTTAATGCATCAGATAAGTCTTTTAATTTTTGATTTACATTTGCTGGATAACCATAAAATCCATAAATATTACATAAATTAATAAAATCTTTAATAATATCTTCATTAGGATTTTTTGGATTATATACATAATCAGTAACAAGAACAAATTTTCCATTATTTTTAATTTTTAATATATATTCTAGCCTTGAATTAATATATTCGTCAGAATTTTTTTTAGTTTTTTTATAAAATAAACTTTCTACACCTATTCCAGATATTGTATGTATATATTTATTATCATAATCATATTTAATTATATCTTCACCATTTTGTGGAACAACTAAAAATATAGGATTTTTTTTACGAGCATATTCAGCTATTTCAATAACAAGTTTAATCATTTCAGAAGCCGTTGCTTCAATATCATATCCATTTTTTGCCCAGAATTTATATGAATCAATTAAATCTAAATACACTCCCATGAATCCTTGAGCGATTATTTTATCTAAATAATCAAAAATAATATTTTTCCAATCATCATACCAATATTTCACTTTGTAATTACCTGGCCAATTGGGATTTTCTCCATCTATCCATGAAGGAGGATTTTCATCCCATTCATCTTTCCAATAATATCTATAATCCTCTGCTTCACCTATACTCAAATAGGCTAAAGGAATAATATCTAAAATTTTTAATTTATTTATATCATCATGTGTAAACTTTTTTTCATCTGTCCCATCTTTTGAATAATCTAAAATTACAAATTTTGGTCTATAATTACTAATTATATTATCAATATTTGGGCCATTTATTTGATAGATTATAGGAACTTCAATAATTTCTTTTTTTGGTATAAATAAAAAGGATATAAGTAATAAAAATATTGTTGTAATACTAATCAATTCTTTTGACATAATTTCACCTTATATATTATATTTTTTTGTTAATTTCTTCCAATTATCAATAGGAGCAATTGCACCAGTATATTTTAATTTCTCAGCAGCAAAAGCTAATCCAACTTTTGTTGATTTAATAATATCTAATTTATTTAACAATCCTGTATAAATTCCAGACCATACTGCATCACCTGCACCAGTAACATCAATAATCTCAGTTGCATATGTAGGAATTGTTATTTCTACCTCATTATTTTTAACATATACACCATCTTTTCCCAAAGTAAAAATAATGTTTTTGAAATTATAATCATTAAAATATTTAATGTAGTTATTTAGACCATCTTTTCCAAAAATATGTTCCGCATCATCCAAAGATGGCTTAATAATATCCACATATGGTCCTAGTTCTTTAAGAACTTCAATTATTGAGTATTTATTATGCCACAACAATTTCCTATAATTTGGATCAAACCCAATAATTATATTATGTTTTTTTGCTATTTTTATTAAATTCAAAATATTTTCATATTGTTTAGTTTCAGAAACTGCCCATGATGAAATATGCATTATTTTAAATTTGCTTAAATCAATATTTTCAGGAATGTTTAAATTTAACGAAGCATTTCTATAAGCTTTAAATTCTGGCGTATCTTTTGATTTATTCACAAAAACTATATCTGTATTATGTTTAGGGGAAATAGACAAATAATCTGTTTTAACTGAATAACTTTTTAAAAAATCAACAATGTATTTTCCAAAAGGGTCTTCGCCAACTGTGGATAATAAATAACTATTAATTCCCTGATTGGAAAGGTTAATAGCAATGTTTGCAGGTGATCCGCCAAAATACTTATTGAAAACGGTTGCATTTTTTAATGATGAAGAATCTGTAATCATATCTATTAAAACTTCACCAATTGATAAAAACATAAAATCACTCCTTGTAATATTCGGGACTTCTATCTTCAAAAATATTATTATATTTATTTAAATTTTTGTTATTAGCTTCGCTCGGATCAATTTCTATAACTTTAACTTTATCTCCTTTTTCAGGAAGTCTAATTAAAACCTCGCCTTTTGGATTAGTTATTTGGCTCATTCCAGTGAATTTATTAGAATTTAATAAGTTAATTTCTTCTCCCCACCTATTTGAGGTAACAATAAAAACTCTATTTTCTAAAGATCTAAATTTATTTGCTTCTTGACAATAAGGCATTACTAAATTTGCACTATGAGCAATAATTTGTGCCCCTTTTAAAGCTAAAGTTCTAAAAGATTCAGGAAAAAACCAATCAAAACAAATAGCTAATCCTACTTTTACGCCATCAACATCTTCAACCCAAAAACCAGTATTACCTTTTTCAAAAAATAATTTTTCTTCATAAAATAAATGAGTTTTTCTGTATATTCTATAACTTCCATCTTTTTTTAATAAAATGGAAGAATTATAAAATTTATTTTCATATTTTTCAACAAAACCAAATACTATGTTTATTTTCTTTGAAACAGCTAAGTCTCTAAACGCTTGTATAGAATATCCCTTTTTGTCTTCAGCTACCCATTCAACTTCATTTTTTGTATTAAAAGTATATCCAGTAAATGCTAATTCGGGGAAAACAAAAAGATCAGCATTTTCATTTTTTATTAATTTTATTCCTTTTTCAACATTTTCCTTAATTTGGAACAGTTCTGGTTTGAATTGAACTAATCCTATTTTCATATTATTCACCCTTCAGTATTCTGTTTTCTGTGATTATCATATCCATCTTTATATCATGTTCAAATGAAGGTAGTTCTTCAACGACTTGAAAATCAAAGGCAATTCCAATTAGGAATCCTCGTTTATGTTTAGAAAAGTATCTATCATAATAACCGCCACCATAACCTAAGCGATAGAATTTCATATCAAAAGCAACGCCTGGTATTAAGAACACATCTATATTATTACTATAATAATTTCCGATTGGTTCCATAATACCAAATTTACCTTTTTCAAAATCATTCATAGATGATATTTTTACAAAAATCATATCATTACCAACAATCTTGGGGAAAAAGATATTTTTTTCTTTTATAATTTCTAATAGAGGCAAAATATTTACTTCTTTTCTAAATGGATAATACATTGCAATGTTATTATAATTAAAATTATTAATGGTATTTCTAATATTTTCTAAAATAATCATACTTTTTTTAGCATATTCTTCTTCGGGTAGTTCTTTTCTTTTTTTTAATAAAGCTTTTCTAATAACATCTTTCATTAAAATTCACCTAAAAACTCTACACTTAAAATATTTTTGTTCATTTCAATTATGTATAAATTATTGTCTCTATAATAATGAATAATTTTTCCACCAGAAACTTTTCTTATATTATTTTTACTTTTTATCATAAAATACTTTGGAAATAATGACGAATTAGGAATTATTACTTTTAAATTATTTTCATTATATTCATATTTAACATCTTGTGTTAAGTAATCAAAGAAAAATGGATATGCTTCAGATGCCGTTTGATTTCTTAACCATGGAAATTTAGATTTTATTGTATTATAAAATGTTTCTAAATTATTATACATTTGATCCCAATTTAGATTTTCTGGATTTCTATCTTTAGCAAAAACATCATCTGGATGTATAAAATGTTGAAAAGATCCAAAATTAGCTAATGTATTTATTGTTGAGAGATAAACTCTACTTAATGGATAATATCCATATGTAGATCTAGGGATTATTATTGTAAAATTATGTCTTATTTCAAATTCCGATAAATAAATATTATCTTCATATACTGTTCCAACAGTTTTTATTGTAGGAATAGCTTCTAAAAGATTATTTAATCCAAAGTCATCAATTAAGTTATTTGGTGCAACATAACTACTAATTATGACTTCATGACCAATGATTTCGCTAATAAAGTCCTTTGCAGCTTTTAAACTTAATTTTATATTTTCAGGATTTGCCCATCTGTCTTTAGTTAATGAATTGTGATTATATCCATGTAATCCTAATTCAAAATCAGTATTGCTAATTTCTTTCATAGCTTTATATGGATAATTTTTTTTACTAATAAAAAATTCAGTAAATTCAAATGGTGGATTACTAGAACCATTATAACTTAATGGAGTTACAAAAGTATATTTTATATTATATTTTTCTGCAAATTTTTTTATTGAAGGCCACCAAATTTCATAATAATACTCATCATCTGTAACTTTCTTTCCATTTATTTCAACTTTTTCTATATTATATGATGGTAATGGGAAATCATCAATATAAAATATGAAAGAATTTAATAAACCAGCAATAGATGAATCTTGCATCTCGAGAATAGATTGTAAAATTAACCCTCTAACACCTTTTAAAATAATACCTGGATATATGTATCCTATATATCCCTTATTAACTTTTTCATACCAAATTGCAGGAACTTTTGTACTGTCATTTTCTAAATATGCTAAAATTGTATGGTTTTCGTTTAAAGAAATATTAAATGTAATTTTAAAATTTCTATTAAATACAGTTCCGTTTTCAGCATTTCCTATAGGGAATAGTTGTTTAGAAAAAAAGATTTTTGATATATTAATGTCATCTATTTTAGTATAAACATTCCAAGGTGTATTATAAATATCTGTTGAAAATATTAAAGAACCACCATTATTTATAAATCTTTCAATAGTTTTTGTTTTTCTATATCTCGAATCTGTATTCCAAATTATATATCTATAAGGCAAAAGATCAAATAAGGAGAGATTATAAAAATCATCTACATTAATAAATTCATAATTTATCTTGGCATATTTAAATATTGTTTTTAATTCATTTTGA encodes the following:
- a CDS encoding fibronectin type III domain-containing protein, with translation MDRKIYKKVSYKLLFILIIVLFQSCIFNLKPPKPILKYPENLNNLPLPVELYWELENDVKLKDITYIVKYGTNKYILDKEIKTSKNYIKIENLLPETTYYLQIISVKGNQTNESEIYEFKTTDIPKVVFENNESLIYKKDILLSWNAIDQDGIKKYELYMSKSNDFNESEFLYEGPNNSYPIKDLKIGETYYFKVIAYDKFDMTGEKTIKITVGDFKFYNFQPSNMAKSVPLNNVKLSFDYSGESNSFTLIFSPNKDLSDDSNNYVKEKISNREYLLKPLPAGTTFYWKIIDDINDIESPVQTFTTSYIPEIKITYPIKNKETENYPVGISRDPKITWESTDIDNDELTFYIKLKEVNENDDPILVNFSRDLLVDDSTKNTYYNVNGLGKGKFYALKIIANDGKGNEDFDIVKFKTNIEPEKPNNLSPKNLIDIPTQIATLTWKCYDPDNELKFKVYLGESKSELSLKGETSNYYYEIKDLKYGTEYFWQIEAIDTNNATSISDIATFMTNKKPILNNINPTINATNISLKTKLEWDFVDNNTSYYKLYFSKYNEPLSLIATLTENKYEIDTLPETKYQWEVIAFDTYNASGTSGINYFETTNRPSVELLSPDGSNVSLKPVFSWKGTDSDNDDLNYKFYLYLSNELIDEISTQSTTINYSDFLKTDNEYSWKVVVEDSNFATNVSELLSFKTTQEPTITLIYPLSEENLGANINLTWEATDIDNDEIYYEIYLNDTKIATSSSKEYSLDNLSPSTLYTWKVIAFDSNLASNTSIEATFMTANSLLNKPNITNIYGYDESGNLTKEYTLNEKKYPNIFKIIWKSSNEAVYYDVYKIKNDVESVIATNVINNSTIVNIPDGGSIKLYVKAFDNNGFCLNGDEITLNINQPPVLLDYSPRDNETNISLYPTIIWKAEDYDSQTFTIRVFFGKNEDELEEEYIPNAQSEGEYTIKTELQPGQKYYWKLKLEDEVGGITETDFREFTTTHRPEINSINLSDNATNVKLNFKLNWEGYDEDSDNLSYTIKLNGDTLKDNLVNNEYTLNLEADNNYILELIAKDDKDSQNSTIINFSTTKPPIIFNMNVDDPKHFKNGDKIYWEASDPNDDELYYEIYIGNSENSLSKIATTEENYYPLNNLSEGETYYWKIIAFDSKGAFAESEIKSFKTNTSPEFINNIYPENNSIGIEKNITLSWEATDIEKDKIKYDIYFGENKDNLIIKAEDYEISYYNLSNLENGKTYYWKVIAKDDFGGESESKIFSFTTNLLPTISKFNYELYNGLESKVIWNAIDPEGHIIKFDLLKSLDESNYSTILYNTSATNIYLERLSPATNYYLKIRAIDEKNDFAESTITFKTDSVDTNIFTIERGDNSKENKVIDLIENVDTNEFVFVEKEDSIYYLTKIDNTGTETTINSSATINFEPYFIEKYNSNILLLGISAGKIVFDEYGSNLTPIVSTPTSVDSSLLKDYIKISDNEYILLGEDAGNNYIWKVNISNGSKESEKSFDGMDLYSIIKIRDEDDKEKYILSGEKDGEGYIVKIDEKFNIEDEKTFSDIDRVAKLKNIGNTFLSIGFINNDLVIKEFSYRLNELYKPVYENDYDNSFVDIISTDNGYLIVLNNNDGDIEILELDENINLIEKHYFGREEEDKALGMIKTSDNGYIIFGQTKFTDQTNGNSYIIKVDSKLKGWSTPEKWRKK
- a CDS encoding DegV family protein, which gives rise to MSVKILTDSTSYLDDEICNKLDIKKISLYVSWDNLSMKEVEVDNNEFYRMIEEKGIPKSSQPSVGEMYEEMKKIVEKGDSLVCVFLSSEMSGTYSSALMVKDMILKDYKDAKIEIIDSKSNCMQLGFAVMAGAKAVKEGKTLDEVVEAINQNIRRSRFLFIPDNLEYLKKGGRIGSAKALIGNILKIIPILTVEDGKTSILTKVRTKKNAVATMVNKVIKDKSIYGLKEIVVHHINCYEEAIELSKVVKEKLSIKPKIVDIGPVIGLHVGPGAIGLVYYTEKDMR
- a CDS encoding glycosyltransferase; amino-acid sequence: MRIAFLNPQGNFDKNSSYLTEHPDFGGQLIYVREVAMELSKLGVNVDIFTRKIDDNDWPEFKYDFDNYDGYDNLNIIRIPFGGEKFLRKELLWPFLKDFAQGIKSYYEKNNIKPDFITTHYGDGGIAGAIFEKMSKIPFSFTAHSLGAQKLDKLGVNIDNFEDFDNEYNFSIRINAERIAMNRSAFNIVSTNLERFEQYAHQLYNGAIDINDDSKFKVIPPGVNINIFSNISKEIDNKFWIEIEKNLIRDIKDTNKQYIVLSSRVDEKKNHIGAVKAYSQSKELQEIANLVIFVRGIKNGFEDIDKLSEKERKILLEIKEIIEKNNLIGKVSIFDVPGQEELASAYRYFVRKKSIFVLPAFYEPFGLAPIEAAAVGMAIVATKNGGPTEAFDNGNYGVLIDPFDTNNIIDGMIEGLKNFDKYSKLGKERVLKNYTWEITAKRYLENIEKYLKNPIKKDKYLEIPEYFFDSSKKIDNIILIEYLKNKNAR
- a CDS encoding MJ1477/TM1410 family putative glycoside hydrolase; this translates as MSKELISITTIFLLLISFLFIPKKEIIEVPIIYQINGPNIDNIISNYRPKFVILDYSKDGTDEKKFTHDDINKLKILDIIPLAYLSIGEAEDYRYYWKDEWDENPPSWIDGENPNWPGNYKVKYWYDDWKNIIFDYLDKIIAQGFMGVYLDLIDSYKFWAKNGYDIEATASEMIKLVIEIAEYARKKNPIFLVVPQNGEDIIKYDYDNKYIHTISGIGVESLFYKKTKKNSDEYINSRLEYILKIKNNGKFVLVTDYVYNPKNPNEDIIKDFINLCNIYGFYGYPANVNQKLKDLSDALKYFKEVKE
- a CDS encoding carbohydrate kinase family protein, with the protein product MFLSIGEVLIDMITDSSSLKNATVFNKYFGGSPANIAINLSNQGINSYLLSTVGEDPFGKYIVDFLKSYSVKTDYLSISPKHNTDIVFVNKSKDTPEFKAYRNASLNLNIPENIDLSKFKIMHISSWAVSETKQYENILNLIKIAKKHNIIIGFDPNYRKLLWHNKYSIIEVLKELGPYVDIIKPSLDDAEHIFGKDGLNNYIKYFNDYNFKNIIFTLGKDGVYVKNNEVEITIPTYATEIIDVTGAGDAVWSGIYTGLLNKLDIIKSTKVGLAFAAEKLKYTGAIAPIDNWKKLTKKYNI